One window from the genome of Archocentrus centrarchus isolate MPI-CPG fArcCen1 unplaced genomic scaffold, fArcCen1 scaffold_41_ctg1, whole genome shotgun sequence encodes:
- the LOC115776966 gene encoding zinc finger protein 525-like: MEEKKQDEPSSGRGESSSGGAEIQKHGGHRKARYHSSQRSHMVEKPYSCDQCESAFAQLQYLKIHQRVHTGERPYSCDICGSAFTQSCHLQKHKRSHTGEKPYSCDQCGQAFTLKCSLKTHYIRFHTAEKPYSCDQCGRTFAKKFSLKVHQQIHTRESPHWCEDCGKNFSHTCIIKNHHRVHAGERPYSCDQCGKTFKLRRTLKIHGKTHTGEKPYSCAECGQRFTRPCSLRKHQRIHTGERPYSCNECGKTFSQQFSLTCHMQIHTGDKPFWCEECGKKFRQKHSLTLHQQKHQCGEKNTQQQSA; the protein is encoded by the coding sequence AAACATGGAGGCCACAGGAAAGCCAGGTACCATAGCTCTCAGAGGAGTCACATGGTTGAGAAAccatacagctgtgatcagtgtgagtCTGCCTTTGCTCAGCTGCAGTATCTCAAGATACACCAGCGTGTTCACACAGGAGAGAGGCCATACAGCTGTGATATCTGCGGGTCTGCTTTCACTCAGTCATGCCATCTACAGAAGCACAAACGAAGtcacactggagagaaaccgtacagctgtgaccagtgtggccAAGCTTTTACATTGAAATGTAGCCTGAAAACTCACTACATACGATTTCACACTGCAGAGAAAccatacagctgtgaccagtgtggccGAACTTTTGCTAAGAAATTTTCCCTGAAAGTCCATCAGCAAATCCATACAAGAGAGAGTCCTCACTGGTGTGAGGACTGTGGGAAAAATTTTTCCCATACGTGCATAATTAAAAATCATCATCGAGTGCATGCTGGAGAGAGGccgtacagctgtgaccagtgtgggaaaactttcaaaTTGAGGAGGACCTTAAAGATCCATGGAAAAACGCACACTGGGGAGAAACCATATAGCTGTGCAGAGTGTGGGCAAAGGTTTACTCGTCCATGCTCCCTGAGAAAACATCAGCGAATTCATACTGGAGAAAGGCCATACAGCTGCAACGAGTGTGGGAAAACCTTTAGTCAGCAATTTAGCCTTACATGTCACATGCAAATCCATACAGGAGACAAACCGTTCTGGTGCGAGGAATGTGGGAAGAAATTCCGTCAAAAGCACAGCTTAACATTACATCAACAGAAACATCAATgtggagagaaaaacacacaacagcaaTCAGCATGA